From one Streptomyces sp. 846.5 genomic stretch:
- the ftsW gene encoding putative lipid II flippase FtsW, protein MGRFQRGLERPLTPYYLILGSSALILVLGLVMVFSASQIEARTLGLSFTFFFTKQLTAVALGSVLMYVAARLPVRLHRALAYPLLIAVLGLLLLVAVPGVGKAVNGNQNWISLGGSFQIQPSEFAKLALVLWGADLLARKQQMRMLDQWKHLLIPLVPMAVLLLTLVLAGGDMGTAMIICALLFGLLWISGAPMRLFGGAAAIALGFSTLLIALVPHRLGRIQCIGATSVPADGSCWQAVQGVYALAGGGLTGRGLGASVEKWGQLPEPHTDFIFAVTGEELGLLGTLSVLALFAALGYAGIRVAGRTRDPFIRYAAGGATTWIMAQAMINMGAVLGLLPIAGVPLPMFSYGGSALLPTMFAVGMLLCFARSEPAARAALAARSKRTRKNALGRLIGLPQRTIARLGKARQRRER, encoded by the coding sequence CTGGGACGCTTCCAGCGGGGCCTGGAACGGCCGCTGACGCCGTACTACCTGATCCTGGGGTCCTCGGCGCTGATCCTGGTGCTCGGTCTGGTGATGGTGTTCTCCGCCTCCCAGATCGAGGCCAGGACCCTCGGTCTCTCCTTCACCTTCTTCTTCACCAAGCAGCTCACCGCGGTCGCCCTGGGCAGCGTGCTGATGTACGTCGCCGCCCGGCTGCCGGTGCGGCTGCACCGGGCGCTGGCCTATCCGCTGCTGATCGCGGTGCTCGGGCTGCTGCTGCTGGTCGCGGTGCCGGGGGTGGGCAAGGCCGTCAACGGCAACCAGAACTGGATCAGCCTCGGCGGCTCGTTCCAGATCCAGCCCTCCGAGTTCGCCAAGCTGGCGCTGGTGCTGTGGGGCGCGGACCTGCTGGCCCGCAAGCAGCAGATGCGGATGCTGGACCAGTGGAAGCACCTGCTGATCCCACTGGTGCCGATGGCGGTGCTGCTGCTGACCCTGGTGCTGGCCGGCGGCGACATGGGCACCGCGATGATCATCTGCGCGCTGCTGTTCGGCCTGCTCTGGATCTCCGGGGCGCCGATGCGGCTGTTCGGCGGGGCCGCCGCGATCGCGCTCGGCTTCAGCACCCTGCTGATCGCGCTGGTGCCGCACCGCCTCGGCCGGATCCAGTGCATCGGGGCCACCAGTGTCCCCGCGGACGGCTCCTGTTGGCAGGCCGTTCAGGGAGTGTACGCACTGGCGGGCGGCGGTCTGACCGGTCGCGGACTGGGCGCCAGCGTCGAGAAATGGGGCCAACTCCCGGAGCCCCACACGGACTTCATCTTCGCTGTGACCGGCGAGGAACTGGGTCTGCTGGGGACGCTGTCGGTGCTCGCCCTCTTCGCGGCACTAGGGTATGCGGGTATCCGCGTGGCCGGACGCACGAGGGACCCCTTCATCAGGTATGCAGCAGGAGGCGCCACCACCTGGATCATGGCCCAGGCCATGATCAACATGGGTGCGGTGCTGGGACTCCTCCCCATCGCGGGGGTCCCGCTCCCGATGTTCTCCTACGGGGGTTCGGCGTTGCTGCCGACCATGTTCGCGGTAGGGATGCTGCTCTGCTTCGCACGCAGCGAACCCGCCGCCAGGGCTGCTCTCGCCGCCCGGAGCAAGCGGACACGCAAGAACGCCCTGGGCAGACTCATCGGTCTGCCCCAACGGACCATCGCGCGGCTCGGGAAGGCCCGGCAGCGCAGGGAGCGGTGA
- the murG gene encoding undecaprenyldiphospho-muramoylpentapeptide beta-N-acetylglucosaminyltransferase, with protein MHVVLAGGGTAGHIEPALALADALRRNDPTIGITALGTERGLETRLVPERGYELALIPAVPLPRKPTPELITVPGRLRGTVKAVQDILERTKADAVVGFGGYVAMPAYLAAKRARVPIVVHEANARPGLANKVGARYSDFVAVSTPDSKLRDSRYIGIPLRRTIATLDRNAARPEARAYFGLDQRLPTLLVSGGSQGARRLNETVQAIAPRLQQYGVQILHAVGPKNELPAIDDVPGMPPYRVLPYVDRMDLAYAAADMMLCRAGAMTVAELSAVGLPGAYVPLPIGNGEQRLNAQPVVRAGGGLLVDDAELTPEWVIDNLLPVLTDPQRLWDMSRAAAEFGRRDADELLVGMVYEAIAAHRRA; from the coding sequence GTGCATGTCGTACTCGCCGGCGGGGGGACCGCCGGTCACATCGAGCCCGCGCTCGCCCTTGCGGACGCACTGCGCAGGAACGACCCCACGATCGGGATCACGGCGCTGGGCACGGAACGCGGCCTGGAGACCAGACTGGTCCCGGAACGCGGCTACGAACTGGCACTGATCCCCGCCGTACCGCTGCCGCGCAAGCCCACCCCGGAACTGATCACCGTTCCGGGCCGGCTGCGCGGAACGGTCAAGGCGGTCCAGGACATCCTGGAGCGCACCAAGGCGGACGCGGTGGTCGGCTTCGGCGGCTATGTCGCCATGCCGGCCTATCTCGCGGCCAAGCGGGCCCGGGTCCCGATCGTGGTGCACGAGGCCAACGCCCGCCCCGGGCTGGCCAACAAGGTCGGCGCCCGCTACAGCGACTTCGTCGCCGTCAGCACCCCGGACAGCAAGCTGCGGGACTCCCGCTACATCGGCATCCCGCTGCGCCGCACCATCGCCACCCTGGACCGCAACGCGGCCCGTCCCGAGGCCCGTGCCTACTTCGGCCTGGACCAGCGGCTGCCCACGCTGCTGGTCTCCGGCGGCTCCCAGGGCGCGCGCCGCCTCAACGAGACCGTCCAGGCCATCGCGCCGCGGCTGCAGCAGTACGGGGTGCAGATCCTGCACGCCGTCGGTCCCAAGAACGAACTGCCCGCCATCGACGACGTCCCGGGCATGCCGCCCTACCGGGTGCTGCCCTACGTCGACCGGATGGACCTCGCCTACGCCGCCGCCGACATGATGCTCTGCCGGGCCGGGGCGATGACCGTCGCCGAGCTGTCGGCGGTCGGGCTGCCCGGTGCCTACGTCCCGCTGCCGATCGGCAACGGCGAGCAGCGGCTCAACGCCCAGCCGGTGGTCCGGGCCGGCGGCGGGCTGCTGGTGGACGACGCCGAGCTGACCCCGGAGTGGGTGATCGACAATCTGCTGCCGGTGCTGACGGACCCGCAGCGGCTGTGGGACATGAGCCGGGCGGCCGCCGAGTTCGGGCGCCGGGACGCCGACGAGCTGCTGGTGGGCATGGTCTACGAGGCCATCGCCGCGCACCGCCGTGCCTGA
- a CDS encoding FtsQ-type POTRA domain-containing protein → MPDARPAADALSAAAAVSDVPVGEQPDAAGAEEAPAAAPRVPLRLSRRGFAVLGLLLAAVLGAVCWLVWFSSVLDVRTVRVSGNQVLTTDQVLAAAAVPLGGPLERLDTGAVRARVLKALPRAADAQVGTSLPHTVQIRITERQAIAAIRGSDGVYTQVDAAGVRFATGRQAPNGVPVVELSLSAAGRGALAVFPEQALVAAAVDVAKALPVAVSKQTRSVVVHSYDDLELQLADGSKVLWGSSEQDARKAVVLTALLRQKGTSYDVSAPDEPAVRH, encoded by the coding sequence GTGCCTGACGCCCGGCCGGCCGCCGACGCCCTCTCGGCCGCTGCGGCCGTCTCGGACGTCCCGGTCGGGGAGCAGCCGGACGCCGCCGGGGCCGAGGAGGCCCCGGCGGCGGCGCCGCGCGTCCCGCTGCGGCTGTCCCGGCGCGGCTTCGCCGTGCTGGGGCTGCTGCTGGCGGCGGTGCTGGGCGCGGTCTGCTGGCTGGTGTGGTTCTCGTCGGTGCTGGACGTCAGGACCGTCAGGGTGAGCGGCAACCAGGTGCTGACCACGGATCAGGTGCTCGCCGCGGCCGCGGTCCCGCTCGGCGGGCCGCTGGAGCGGCTGGACACTGGCGCGGTACGGGCCCGGGTGCTCAAGGCGCTGCCCAGGGCGGCCGACGCACAGGTCGGCACCTCGCTGCCGCACACCGTGCAGATCCGGATCACCGAGCGCCAGGCGATCGCCGCGATCAGGGGTTCCGACGGCGTCTACACCCAGGTCGACGCGGCGGGGGTACGCTTCGCCACCGGCCGTCAGGCCCCGAACGGCGTGCCGGTGGTCGAACTGTCGCTCTCCGCCGCGGGGCGGGGAGCGCTCGCGGTCTTCCCCGAACAGGCCCTGGTCGCCGCGGCGGTGGATGTCGCCAAAGCCCTTCCGGTCGCGGTTTCCAAGCAGACCAGGTCGGTCGTCGTGCATTCGTACGACGATCTGGAACTGCAACTCGCGGACGGTTCCAAGGTGCTGTGGGGAAGTTCTGAACAGGACGCGCGAAAAGCCGTTGTGCTCACTGCGCTGCTCCGGCAGAAGGGCACGTCGTACGACGTCAGCGCACCCGATGAGCCGGCTGTGCGACATTGA
- the murD gene encoding UDP-N-acetylmuramoyl-L-alanine--D-glutamate ligase, with the protein MTDGAPERTPERTPEWKGLPVTVAGLGVSGVPAARVLHGLGARVTVVDGGDGPRQRAQADDLRALGVEVVLGDGETLPGGARLVVTSPGWPPHSPLFRAAAEAGVPVWGDVELAWRLRRPHPATGEPAPWLAVTGTNGKTTTVQMLASILTAAGRRTAAVGNVGVSVLDAVLAEEPYDVLAVELSSYQLHWSSSLRPHSAVVLNVAADHLDWHGSMEAYAADKGRIYQGNTVACVYNTADPATEALVREADVEEGCRAIGFTLGPPALSQLGVVDGLLVDRAFVTDRHRSAAELASVEDVQPAAPHNIANALAAAALARAYGVEPRAVRDGLRAFRPDAHRIAEVVQSGGVTWIDDSKATNPHAAAASLAAYPSVVWIAGGLAKGADMDALVAGAAKALRGAVLMGADRALIRGALARHAPEVPVIELPDGQTGAPAMDAVVSAAAGLARPGDTVLLAPACASMDMFTNYGERGDLFAAAARALAED; encoded by the coding sequence GGCGTGCCCGCGGCCAGGGTGCTGCACGGACTGGGCGCCCGGGTCACCGTGGTGGACGGCGGGGACGGCCCCCGGCAGCGGGCGCAGGCCGACGACCTGCGCGCGCTCGGCGTCGAGGTGGTGCTCGGGGACGGGGAGACCCTGCCCGGGGGCGCCCGACTGGTCGTCACCTCGCCGGGCTGGCCGCCGCACAGCCCGCTCTTCCGGGCCGCGGCCGAGGCCGGCGTGCCGGTCTGGGGCGATGTGGAGCTGGCCTGGCGGCTGCGCCGGCCGCACCCGGCCACCGGCGAACCTGCGCCCTGGCTGGCGGTCACCGGCACCAACGGCAAGACCACCACGGTCCAGATGCTCGCCTCGATCCTGACCGCGGCGGGCCGGCGCACGGCGGCCGTGGGCAATGTCGGGGTGTCCGTCCTGGACGCGGTGCTGGCCGAGGAGCCCTACGACGTCCTCGCCGTGGAGCTCTCCAGCTACCAGCTGCACTGGTCCTCCTCGCTGCGTCCGCACTCGGCGGTGGTGCTCAATGTGGCCGCCGACCACCTCGACTGGCACGGCTCCATGGAGGCGTACGCCGCCGACAAGGGCCGGATCTACCAGGGCAACACCGTCGCCTGCGTCTACAACACCGCCGACCCCGCCACCGAGGCGCTGGTCCGCGAGGCCGACGTGGAGGAGGGCTGTCGCGCCATCGGCTTCACCCTGGGCCCGCCCGCTCTCTCCCAGTTGGGCGTGGTGGACGGACTCCTGGTCGACCGCGCCTTCGTGACGGACCGCCACCGGAGTGCGGCCGAGCTGGCCTCCGTCGAGGACGTCCAGCCTGCAGCCCCGCACAACATCGCCAACGCCCTGGCCGCCGCCGCGCTGGCCCGGGCCTACGGCGTCGAGCCGCGCGCGGTCCGGGACGGCCTGCGGGCCTTCCGTCCGGACGCGCACCGGATCGCCGAGGTGGTGCAGAGCGGCGGGGTGACCTGGATCGACGACTCCAAGGCCACCAACCCCCATGCGGCGGCCGCCTCCCTGGCCGCCTACCCGTCGGTCGTGTGGATCGCCGGCGGCCTGGCCAAGGGCGCCGACATGGACGCCCTGGTGGCCGGCGCCGCCAAGGCGCTGCGCGGCGCGGTGCTGATGGGCGCCGACCGGGCGCTGATCCGGGGGGCGCTGGCGCGACACGCCCCCGAGGTCCCGGTGATCGAGCTCCCGGACGGCCAGACTGGTGCCCCGGCCATGGACGCGGTGGTAAGCGCAGCCGCCGGGCTCGCCCGTCCCGGCGACACCGTGCTGCTCGCACCGGCCTGCGCCTCCATGGACATGTTCACCAACTACGGTGAGCGCGGCGACCTCTTCGCCGCAGCGGCCCGGGCGCTCGCAGAGGACTGA